A window from Cryobacterium sp. PAMC25264 encodes these proteins:
- a CDS encoding plasma-membrane proton-efflux P-type ATPase, producing MRPSTTAQPAGSGGADKLRSLPLKKVQAILRSGPDGIGQAEADTRLNHYGPNEIEEKTTNQFLKLLGYLWGPIPWMIEAAVILSAVLGHWPDFAIILVLLLANAAVGFTEERQAGNAVAALKAQLAITATVRRDGTWASHPSRDLVPGDVIRLRLGDVVPADARLLPGGPAEVDQSALTGESLPATLNPGDAAYSGSIVRRGEVDALVYATGSATFFGATAHLVQENASTSHFQRAVLRIGNFLIVLAAALVSIIVVVATIRGDPFLTTVEFALVLLVAAIPVAMPTVLSVTMAVGARLLAKKQAIVTRLSAIEELAGVDILCTDKTGTLTMNELTLGDPFTVEGVTAADVVLSAALASRAEDQDTIDLAVLGAVSDDQRLADYRISDFHPFDPVGKRTEAAVMAPTGATYSVTKGAPQIVLELCANGESVTTEVDAAVRQFAERGFRALGVARTDAAGKWHFQGVLPLFDPPRDDAKHMISTAVDMGVAVKMVTGDQLAIAQETAEKLGMGRNILDAGGLGDSTHQETSEATASIEAADGFAQVFPEHKFHIVDILQTSGHIVGMTGDGVNDAPALKKADCGIAVSGATDAARAAADIVLTTPGLSVIIDAITESRRIFERMTSYAIYRIAETLRVLLFMTAAILIFNFYPLTPIMIVILALLNDAAILSIAYDRVHFEKTPQVWDMRRVLGIATVLGVVGPIAAFGLFYLGQNVFGLGRPELQTMMYLLLSVAGHLTIFLTRTRGPFWSEKPARVLVIAVVGTQALATSLALFGIFMTALSWQWVLFVWGYALVWALINDRIKLVAYSVIDRTHQRRGRSGPNRPSLSTAPPTDS from the coding sequence TTGCGGCCATCCACTACCGCCCAGCCGGCGGGCTCGGGGGGAGCGGATAAGCTGCGCTCCCTGCCCCTCAAGAAGGTGCAGGCCATACTTCGTTCCGGTCCCGACGGTATCGGCCAGGCCGAGGCTGACACCCGGCTCAACCACTATGGTCCGAACGAAATCGAAGAGAAGACCACCAACCAGTTCCTCAAGCTTCTCGGCTACCTGTGGGGTCCGATCCCCTGGATGATCGAGGCGGCAGTCATCCTCTCCGCCGTGCTCGGCCACTGGCCGGACTTCGCCATCATCCTGGTACTGCTACTGGCTAACGCCGCCGTCGGGTTCACCGAGGAACGCCAGGCCGGCAACGCGGTCGCAGCACTGAAGGCGCAGCTGGCGATCACCGCCACCGTCAGACGTGACGGGACGTGGGCCAGTCACCCTAGCCGGGACCTCGTTCCAGGCGACGTCATCAGGCTGCGGCTGGGCGATGTGGTGCCGGCCGACGCGCGGCTGTTACCCGGCGGCCCGGCCGAGGTCGACCAGTCCGCCCTCACCGGCGAATCCCTCCCGGCGACACTGAACCCCGGTGACGCCGCCTATTCAGGTTCGATCGTGCGCCGGGGCGAGGTGGACGCGCTGGTCTATGCCACGGGCTCAGCCACGTTCTTCGGCGCCACGGCTCACCTGGTGCAGGAGAATGCCAGCACCAGCCACTTCCAGCGGGCCGTTCTGCGGATCGGCAACTTCTTGATCGTGCTGGCCGCCGCACTGGTTTCCATCATCGTGGTCGTCGCTACGATCAGGGGCGACCCGTTCCTGACCACCGTTGAGTTCGCCCTCGTGCTATTGGTCGCGGCCATCCCCGTTGCGATGCCCACAGTGCTGTCGGTCACCATGGCAGTCGGGGCCCGGTTGCTGGCCAAGAAACAGGCCATCGTCACCCGGCTCTCGGCGATCGAAGAACTGGCTGGCGTGGACATCCTGTGCACAGACAAGACCGGCACCCTCACCATGAACGAGCTCACCCTGGGCGACCCGTTCACGGTCGAGGGGGTAACCGCTGCCGACGTGGTGTTGAGCGCAGCTCTGGCCTCGAGGGCGGAAGACCAGGACACCATCGACCTGGCCGTGCTCGGTGCAGTGAGCGATGACCAGCGCCTGGCCGACTACCGAATCAGCGATTTCCATCCATTCGACCCCGTTGGCAAGCGTACGGAAGCTGCCGTCATGGCCCCGACGGGCGCGACCTACTCGGTCACGAAGGGGGCGCCGCAGATCGTCCTCGAGCTGTGCGCGAACGGAGAATCCGTCACCACGGAGGTCGATGCGGCGGTCCGTCAGTTCGCCGAACGCGGCTTCCGCGCACTCGGAGTGGCACGCACAGACGCCGCCGGAAAGTGGCACTTCCAGGGCGTGCTGCCGCTCTTCGACCCTCCGAGGGACGACGCCAAGCACATGATCAGCACGGCCGTAGACATGGGTGTCGCGGTGAAGATGGTCACCGGCGACCAACTCGCCATTGCCCAGGAGACCGCCGAGAAGCTTGGAATGGGACGCAATATTCTCGACGCAGGCGGCCTCGGCGACTCCACTCACCAGGAGACATCCGAGGCCACCGCCTCGATCGAGGCGGCGGACGGGTTCGCCCAGGTCTTTCCCGAGCACAAGTTCCACATCGTAGACATTCTGCAGACCAGCGGGCACATCGTCGGCATGACGGGCGACGGCGTCAACGACGCTCCCGCGTTGAAGAAGGCCGACTGCGGTATCGCGGTCTCCGGTGCCACCGATGCCGCCCGTGCGGCCGCTGACATCGTGCTCACCACACCGGGTCTGTCGGTGATCATCGACGCCATCACCGAAAGCCGGCGCATCTTCGAGCGGATGACCAGCTACGCCATTTATCGCATCGCCGAGACGCTGCGGGTGCTCTTGTTCATGACCGCGGCCATCCTGATCTTCAATTTCTACCCGTTGACCCCGATCATGATCGTCATTCTCGCGCTGCTGAACGACGCGGCCATCCTGTCAATCGCCTACGACAGAGTCCACTTCGAGAAGACCCCGCAGGTCTGGGACATGCGCCGGGTCCTCGGCATCGCGACAGTGCTCGGTGTGGTCGGACCGATCGCGGCGTTCGGGCTGTTCTACCTGGGCCAGAACGTTTTCGGCCTGGGCCGGCCCGAGCTGCAGACGATGATGTACCTGCTCTTGTCTGTGGCCGGACACCTGACGATCTTTCTCACCCGCACCCGCGGGCCGTTCTGGTCGGAGAAGCCGGCCAGAGTGCTCGTGATCGCCGTCGTCGGAACTCAGGCGCTCGCTACCTCCTTGGCCCTGTTCGGTATCTTCATGACGGCGCTGAGCTGGCAGTGGGTGCTGTTCGTGTGGGGGTACGCCCTCGTGTGGGCGCTGATCAACGACCGCATAAAGCTGGTCGCCTACAGTGTCATCGATCGAACCCACCAACGCCGCGGCCGCTCCGGTCCGAATCGCCCAAGCCTCAGCACGGCACCGCCCACGGACAGCTAG
- a CDS encoding response regulator transcription factor, producing MSPPLTVALVDDYDIVLTGLAHMFDHYRDRVLVAEIDANTGLHDRTDIVLYDSFAQPESDHSELEALVKNPRAGRVVVYTWNFQPSLIAEALGQGVRGYLSKTLPARDLVAALESVHAGEIVVSDPPKRAGSAPGLDWPGRHEGITDRESEILALITQGKSNAEVAELTYLSPNTVKSYIRSVYGKIGVASRTQAVLWGVSHGFKPDHHRIDSWLGGP from the coding sequence ATGTCCCCGCCACTGACTGTCGCCCTCGTTGATGACTACGACATCGTGCTGACGGGCCTGGCGCATATGTTCGACCATTACCGGGATCGCGTGCTCGTGGCCGAGATCGACGCGAACACGGGTCTGCACGACAGAACAGACATCGTGCTCTACGACTCGTTCGCCCAGCCCGAGTCCGATCATTCCGAGCTCGAGGCGCTCGTGAAGAATCCCCGGGCCGGACGCGTCGTCGTCTACACGTGGAACTTCCAACCCTCATTGATCGCGGAGGCGCTCGGGCAGGGAGTCAGAGGGTATCTCTCCAAGACCCTGCCCGCCCGCGACCTTGTCGCGGCCCTCGAATCGGTGCACGCGGGCGAGATCGTGGTGAGCGACCCGCCGAAACGCGCGGGCAGTGCACCGGGGCTCGATTGGCCGGGGCGACACGAGGGCATCACCGACCGGGAGTCGGAGATCCTCGCGCTGATCACCCAGGGCAAGAGCAACGCCGAGGTGGCTGAACTCACCTACCTGAGCCCGAACACCGTGAAGTCCTACATTCGCAGCGTATACGGCAAGATCGGGGTGGCCAGCCGCACCCAGGCCGTGCTCTGGGGAGTGAGCCACGGCTTCAAGCCCGACCACCATCGCATCGATAGCTGGCTCGGCGGCCCCTGA
- a CDS encoding GlsB/YeaQ/YmgE family stress response membrane protein, producing MLGLIISLIVVGIIAGAVARLVVPGRQNISIPMTIVLGIIGSFVGGFLGFLIFQHDPMDGFFQPAGIIGSIIGAIIVLLIYIRVSGRSSARR from the coding sequence ATGCTTGGTCTCATCATCAGCCTCATTGTCGTCGGTATCATCGCCGGCGCCGTCGCCCGCCTTGTCGTGCCCGGCCGGCAGAACATCAGCATCCCGATGACCATCGTTCTCGGCATCATCGGGTCGTTCGTGGGTGGATTCCTCGGGTTCCTGATCTTCCAGCACGACCCGATGGACGGATTCTTCCAGCCGGCCGGCATCATCGGCTCCATCATCGGGGCGATCATCGTGCTCTTGATCTACATCCGCGTCAGCGGCCGTTCCAGCGCACGCCGCTAA
- a CDS encoding zinc-ribbon domain-containing protein, which translates to MFLLFGSRTSEAVINIVSFVCGYCHTMAEQHVVKRSTRVTLFFIPLLPLSTKHVNVCARCGGSTSLSTAQVRHSLEWAQANRRL; encoded by the coding sequence ATGTTTCTTCTTTTCGGCTCCCGCACGTCCGAGGCCGTGATCAATATCGTCTCGTTCGTGTGCGGCTACTGCCACACCATGGCCGAGCAACACGTGGTGAAGCGTTCCACGAGAGTCACTCTCTTCTTCATCCCGCTGCTTCCTCTGTCGACGAAGCACGTGAACGTCTGCGCCCGCTGCGGCGGCAGCACGTCTCTCAGCACCGCACAGGTGCGGCACTCCCTCGAGTGGGCGCAGGCAAACCGAAGGCTCTAG
- a CDS encoding CoA-acylating methylmalonate-semialdehyde dehydrogenase translates to MNDLPVLTHWIDGAPGTGASTRTAPVYNPATGRVQRLVSLASAADVDTVVASAQAAYPAWRDASIAKRQGVMFTFRELLNARKGELADILTNEHGKVTSDALGEIARGLEVVEFALGLPHLVKGDFSENVSTGVDVYTLRQPLGVVGIISPFNFPAMVPLWFFPIAIAAGNTVVLKPSEKDPSAANWLAALLTEAGLPDGVFNVVHGDKEAVDALLVNPDVQAISFVGSTPIAKYIYETAAHHGKRVQALGGAKNHMLVLPDADLDLAADAAVNAGFGSAGERCMAISVIVAVEPVADDLIAKIAERVKGLTVGDGMRGCDMGPLITEAHRDKVAGYIDIAHADGAEVVIDGRGIEVDGDASGFWLGPTLFDKVSVDSAVYQDEIFGPVLSVLRVASYTDGVAIINASKYGNGTAIFTNDGGAARRFQHEVQVGMVGINVPIPVPVAYHSFGGWKDSLFGDAKAYGPAGISFYTREKAVTARWLDPSHGGINLGFPQNT, encoded by the coding sequence ATGAACGACCTTCCCGTCCTCACCCACTGGATCGACGGCGCTCCAGGCACCGGAGCATCCACCCGCACCGCCCCCGTCTACAACCCGGCCACCGGCAGAGTGCAGCGCCTCGTATCCCTGGCCTCCGCCGCCGACGTCGACACCGTTGTCGCCTCGGCCCAGGCCGCCTACCCCGCCTGGCGGGACGCCTCGATCGCCAAACGTCAGGGCGTCATGTTCACCTTCCGCGAGCTGCTCAACGCCCGCAAGGGCGAGCTCGCCGACATCCTCACCAACGAACACGGCAAGGTCACCTCCGACGCCCTCGGCGAGATCGCCCGCGGCCTCGAGGTCGTCGAGTTCGCGCTCGGCCTGCCACACCTGGTCAAGGGCGACTTCTCCGAGAACGTCTCCACCGGCGTCGACGTCTACACGCTGCGGCAGCCGCTCGGCGTGGTCGGCATCATCAGCCCGTTCAACTTTCCCGCCATGGTGCCGCTCTGGTTCTTCCCCATCGCCATCGCCGCCGGCAACACGGTTGTGCTCAAGCCCAGCGAGAAGGACCCGTCCGCCGCTAACTGGCTCGCCGCGCTGCTCACCGAGGCCGGCCTGCCCGACGGCGTCTTCAACGTCGTGCACGGCGACAAGGAAGCCGTGGACGCGCTGCTGGTCAACCCCGACGTGCAGGCGATCTCCTTCGTCGGCTCCACGCCCATCGCCAAGTACATCTACGAGACCGCCGCGCACCACGGCAAGCGGGTGCAAGCCCTCGGCGGTGCCAAGAACCACATGCTGGTGCTGCCGGATGCCGACCTCGACCTGGCCGCCGATGCCGCGGTCAACGCCGGCTTCGGTTCGGCGGGGGAGCGCTGTATGGCCATCAGTGTGATCGTGGCTGTGGAACCCGTCGCCGACGATCTCATCGCCAAGATCGCCGAGCGCGTGAAGGGCCTCACGGTCGGCGACGGCATGCGCGGCTGCGACATGGGCCCGCTGATCACCGAGGCACACCGCGACAAGGTGGCCGGCTACATCGACATCGCCCACGCGGATGGCGCGGAGGTCGTGATCGACGGCCGCGGTATCGAGGTGGACGGCGACGCATCCGGATTCTGGCTGGGGCCCACCCTGTTCGACAAAGTGAGCGTGGACTCGGCCGTCTATCAGGACGAGATTTTCGGCCCGGTGCTGAGTGTGCTCCGGGTGGCCAGCTACACCGACGGTGTGGCGATCATCAACGCCAGCAAGTATGGCAACGGCACCGCGATCTTCACCAACGACGGCGGGGCCGCCCGCAGGTTCCAGCACGAGGTGCAGGTGGGCATGGTCGGCATCAACGTGCCGATCCCGGTGCCGGTGGCATACCACTCGTTCGGCGGCTGGAAGGACTCCCTCTTCGGTGACGCCAAGGCCTACGGCCCCGCCGGCATCAGCTTCTACACTCGGGAGAAGGCCGTGACCGCCCGCTGGCTGGACCCCAGCCACGGCGGCATCAACCTGGGCTTCCCGCAGAACACCTGA
- a CDS encoding aspartate aminotransferase family protein, with translation MDSTTDTGTSTDTELGLNDLTTQLDKAHVFHSWSAQGALKPLVIAGGLGCRVWDHEGRTYLDFSSQLVNVNIGHQHPAVIKGIIAQAQLLTTIAPSTANLARGEAAKRIVDRAPDGFNKVFFTNGGADANENAIRMARLHTGRDTVLSTYRSYHGNTGAAIVATGDWRRIPNEFARGHVHFFGPYLYRSEFWARTPERECERALQHLERVIQSEGATSIAAVLLESIPGTAGVLMPPPGYLAGVRALCDKYGILLILDEVMVGFGRTGRWFAFEGSGVVPDLITFAKGVNSGYVPVGGVIISDAIAADFDTTVFPGGLTYSGHPLAMASIVAALDAMADEGIVENAARIGADVLGPGLTALAEKHPIIGEVRGEGVFWAIELVSDRETRAPVAPAVMARIKTELLARNLLPFVQDNRIHVVPPCVVTDDEVAEALAIYDEVLSLDLL, from the coding sequence ATCGACAGCACCACCGACACCGGCACATCCACCGACACCGAGCTCGGACTCAACGACCTCACCACTCAGCTCGACAAGGCCCACGTCTTCCACTCCTGGTCGGCTCAGGGGGCGCTGAAGCCCCTCGTGATCGCCGGCGGTCTCGGCTGCCGGGTCTGGGACCACGAGGGTCGCACCTACCTCGACTTCTCCAGTCAGCTGGTCAACGTCAACATCGGCCACCAGCATCCGGCCGTGATCAAGGGCATCATCGCGCAAGCGCAACTGCTCACCACCATCGCCCCGTCCACGGCTAACCTGGCCCGTGGCGAGGCCGCCAAACGCATCGTCGACCGCGCACCCGACGGCTTCAACAAGGTCTTCTTCACCAATGGCGGTGCGGATGCCAACGAGAACGCCATCCGGATGGCCCGCCTGCACACCGGCCGCGACACCGTTCTCTCCACCTACCGCTCGTACCACGGCAACACCGGCGCGGCCATCGTCGCCACCGGTGACTGGCGGCGCATCCCCAACGAGTTCGCCCGGGGTCACGTGCACTTCTTCGGCCCCTATCTCTACCGCAGCGAGTTCTGGGCGCGCACCCCCGAGCGCGAGTGCGAGCGGGCACTGCAGCACCTCGAACGGGTCATCCAGAGCGAGGGCGCCACGTCGATCGCGGCCGTACTGCTCGAGTCGATCCCCGGCACCGCCGGGGTACTGATGCCGCCGCCCGGCTACCTGGCCGGTGTGCGGGCGCTGTGCGACAAATACGGCATCCTGCTGATCCTCGACGAGGTCATGGTCGGCTTCGGCCGCACCGGACGCTGGTTCGCATTCGAGGGCTCCGGCGTGGTGCCCGACCTGATCACCTTCGCCAAGGGTGTCAACTCCGGCTACGTGCCGGTGGGCGGCGTGATCATCTCGGATGCCATCGCCGCCGACTTCGACACGACGGTGTTCCCCGGCGGACTCACCTACAGCGGGCATCCGCTGGCGATGGCCTCGATCGTGGCGGCGCTGGATGCCATGGCGGACGAGGGCATCGTGGAGAACGCCGCCCGGATCGGCGCCGACGTGCTCGGCCCCGGCCTCACGGCGTTGGCGGAGAAACACCCGATCATCGGGGAGGTGCGCGGCGAGGGCGTCTTCTGGGCGATCGAGCTCGTGTCCGACCGGGAGACCCGGGCGCCCGTGGCGCCGGCCGTGATGGCCCGCATCAAGACCGAGCTGCTGGCCCGCAACCTGCTGCCCTTCGTGCAGGACAACCGTATCCACGTGGTGCCGCCCTGTGTCGTCACCGACGACGAGGTCGCCGAGGCACTCGCCATCTACGACGAGGTGCTCTCCCTCGACCTCCTCTGA